In a single window of the Paenibacillus sp. MMS20-IR301 genome:
- a CDS encoding LacI family DNA-binding transcriptional regulator, giving the protein MARGKVTIQDIADALGISRNTASKALNGTEGLPEETRSKVIKKAIELKYKQFSLIEPDPVPPKSSRNIALLTENLPNTSHFGSALISGLEKRISAEGYNLSIHIIREIDQKALTLPNNFDVANVDGIICIELFNLAYSQLITSLAVPTIFIDCSAHICYPDFRADILLMENEHSTYQLTSKLIEGGYTTLGFIGDYNHCRSFNERWTGFNRALHEAGIRLNPDQCVLDKDDTFFAGPGWAEEKLTGMAELPSAFVCANDYIAVNFMKSLKNLGYSIPGQLVVCGFDNSPESSIIEPHLTTVHIYSIEMGVKAAEMLLSRIQTPEQPFQVSHIYTAPIIRESTPGII; this is encoded by the coding sequence ATGGCACGGGGAAAAGTAACGATCCAGGATATCGCTGATGCACTCGGGATCTCCAGAAACACAGCCTCCAAAGCCTTGAACGGAACGGAAGGCCTGCCTGAAGAGACCAGGAGCAAGGTGATCAAGAAGGCTATTGAGTTAAAGTATAAACAATTTTCTCTGATAGAGCCGGACCCGGTTCCTCCGAAGAGTTCACGGAATATCGCCTTATTAACGGAGAATCTTCCGAATACCTCACACTTTGGATCGGCTCTGATCAGCGGCCTGGAGAAGCGGATCAGTGCGGAGGGATATAATTTATCCATACATATTATCCGGGAGATTGACCAGAAGGCATTGACGCTGCCGAATAATTTCGACGTCGCCAATGTGGACGGGATTATCTGCATTGAGCTGTTTAACCTGGCCTACAGCCAGCTGATTACAAGCCTTGCGGTACCGACTATTTTCATCGACTGCTCTGCACATATCTGTTATCCCGATTTCCGGGCGGATATTTTATTAATGGAGAATGAGCACAGCACGTATCAGCTTACCAGCAAGCTAATTGAGGGCGGTTACACAACTTTGGGGTTCATCGGGGATTATAATCATTGCCGGAGCTTTAACGAACGGTGGACCGGCTTCAACCGGGCGCTGCATGAGGCAGGCATCCGGCTGAATCCGGACCAGTGTGTGCTCGATAAAGATGATACTTTCTTTGCCGGTCCCGGCTGGGCGGAAGAGAAATTAACCGGCATGGCGGAGCTTCCGTCCGCCTTTGTGTGCGCGAACGATTACATTGCGGTCAATTTCATGAAATCCCTGAAGAATCTGGGTTATTCCATTCCCGGTCAGCTTGTCGTCTGCGGCTTCGATAACAGCCCGGAATCAAGCATTATTGAGCCGCATCTGACCACTGTCCACATCTACAGCATCGAGATGGGCGTCAAAGCTGCAGAA
- a CDS encoding glycoside hydrolase family 32 protein, with the protein MSATTKQNYRGVYHFSPEKNWMNDPNGLVYFEGEYHLFFQHHPDGMTMGEMHWGHAVSKDLVTWEELPLALVPDELGMIFSGSAVVDWHNTTGFFGEKPGLVAIFTHHLNRPEDEHPLQYQSIAYSKDNGRTWTKYAGNPVLTHDTFIDFRDPKVFWDRERSRWVMIVACGQTVCLYHSPDLIHWTFASEFGTGTGSHDGVWECPDLFPLAVDGDKEKIRWVMLVSIGADPAYEEGSRTQYFTGGFDGEVFTPDEASHSIRWVDYGRDNYAGVSWSDLPEEDGRRLFIGWMSNWMYAPQTPSAGFRGAMTIPRELTLETRNGEAALIQRPAQELEAVRIPVLSLTNASAQEINAACAGIQLEAYVIEAELAPGMTAGFRMKAGAAEQTLAGINGQTQELYVDRRVSGKSSFHPLFAGMHSARLAAPAAACDLHIYVDRSSVEVFAGGGQAVITDLIFPEHGSTGLAAFAEQEEKRFLSVRIYELSPAAPAGGSR; encoded by the coding sequence ATGTCAGCAACTACTAAACAAAACTACCGGGGGGTCTATCATTTCTCACCCGAGAAGAACTGGATGAATGATCCGAACGGGCTGGTGTACTTCGAGGGGGAATATCATTTGTTCTTCCAGCATCACCCGGACGGGATGACTATGGGCGAGATGCACTGGGGTCATGCGGTGAGTAAGGACCTGGTGACTTGGGAGGAGCTGCCGCTTGCGCTGGTGCCGGATGAGCTGGGGATGATTTTTTCGGGAAGCGCTGTGGTCGACTGGCACAATACGACGGGATTTTTCGGGGAAAAACCGGGTCTGGTGGCAATCTTCACACATCATCTGAACAGGCCGGAAGATGAGCATCCGCTTCAGTATCAGAGTATTGCCTATAGTAAGGATAACGGCAGAACCTGGACGAAATACGCCGGGAACCCGGTGCTTACACATGATACCTTCATTGATTTCCGTGATCCCAAAGTATTCTGGGATAGGGAGCGGAGCCGGTGGGTCATGATTGTCGCCTGCGGCCAGACCGTCTGCCTGTATCATTCGCCGGACCTGATTCACTGGACCTTCGCCAGCGAATTCGGCACAGGCACCGGTTCGCATGACGGGGTATGGGAGTGTCCGGATCTGTTCCCGCTGGCTGTGGACGGGGATAAGGAGAAGATCCGCTGGGTAATGCTCGTCAGCATTGGCGCTGACCCTGCCTATGAGGAAGGCTCGCGGACACAGTATTTCACTGGCGGCTTTGACGGTGAGGTGTTCACGCCTGACGAGGCTTCGCATAGCATCCGCTGGGTGGATTACGGCAGGGATAATTATGCCGGCGTAAGCTGGTCCGATCTGCCGGAGGAAGACGGAAGACGCCTGTTCATCGGCTGGATGAGCAACTGGATGTATGCGCCGCAGACGCCGTCCGCAGGCTTCCGCGGGGCGATGACCATTCCCAGGGAGCTTACGCTGGAGACAAGAAACGGGGAGGCCGCGCTTATTCAGCGGCCTGCACAAGAGCTGGAAGCGGTGCGAATTCCGGTCCTGTCGCTCACCAACGCTTCTGCGCAAGAGATTAATGCGGCATGTGCCGGTATTCAGCTGGAGGCATATGTAATTGAAGCGGAGCTTGCGCCTGGAATGACTGCCGGGTTCCGCATGAAGGCAGGCGCCGCTGAGCAGACGCTTGCCGGAATTAACGGGCAGACGCAGGAGCTGTATGTTGACCGGAGGGTATCCGGGAAGAGCAGCTTCCACCCGCTGTTCGCAGGAATGCATTCCGCCAGGCTCGCAGCTCCGGCAGCAGCCTGTGATCTGCATATCTATGTGGACCGCTCCTCGGTTGAGGTATTTGCCGGCGGAGGCCAGGCAGTTATTACAGATCTAATATTCCCTGAGCACGGATCAACCGGTCTGGCCGCATTTGCAGAGCAGGAGGAGAAGCGGTTCCTTTCGGTCCGTATTTATGAGCTGTCTCCTGCTGCGCCTGCCGGCGGCAGCCGGTAA
- a CDS encoding ROK family protein: MRIGAIEAGGTKFICGIGDENGVILEQISFPTNHPGQTMPQVIEYFQGKEVEAIGVGSFGPIDLSPGSPAYGCITTTPKPGWANYNLLGALKQVFPVPFGWDTDVNAAAYGEVKWGAARGLSSCLYMTVGTGIGVGVYSEGRLVHGLVHPEGGHVPVRRHPEDDYAGHCPYHGDCLEGMAAGPAIEARWGKKGYELPAEHKAWEIEAYYLAQSITQAILLLSPHKIILGGGVMQQVQLYPLIRRAVLRNLNGYVNTDAILERMDEYITAPGLGQQAGLCGALALGLSAARGNEGRLE, from the coding sequence ATGCGTATAGGAGCTATTGAAGCCGGCGGAACCAAATTCATCTGCGGGATCGGGGATGAGAACGGGGTGATCTTGGAGCAGATCAGCTTCCCGACAAATCATCCGGGGCAGACGATGCCCCAGGTTATTGAATATTTTCAGGGTAAAGAGGTAGAGGCTATCGGAGTCGGCTCCTTCGGCCCCATTGATCTCTCTCCAGGCAGCCCGGCCTATGGCTGCATTACGACCACGCCGAAGCCGGGATGGGCAAACTATAATCTGCTTGGCGCCTTGAAGCAGGTCTTTCCGGTTCCGTTCGGCTGGGATACCGATGTGAATGCAGCGGCATACGGAGAGGTCAAGTGGGGGGCTGCGCGGGGCCTGTCCAGTTGTCTGTACATGACTGTAGGCACCGGCATTGGTGTCGGCGTATATTCCGAAGGCCGGTTAGTCCACGGTCTTGTCCATCCAGAAGGCGGGCATGTGCCGGTACGGCGTCATCCGGAGGATGATTATGCCGGACACTGTCCATACCACGGAGACTGTCTCGAAGGAATGGCGGCGGGCCCTGCCATTGAAGCCCGGTGGGGCAAGAAGGGGTATGAGCTTCCGGCGGAGCACAAGGCATGGGAGATTGAAGCCTATTATCTTGCCCAGTCCATCACCCAAGCCATACTGCTGCTCTCTCCGCACAAAATTATACTCGGCGGCGGCGTAATGCAGCAGGTGCAGCTGTATCCGCTGATCCGCCGGGCGGTCCTGCGGAATCTGAACGGCTATGTCAATACGGATGCCATTCTGGAGCGGATGGACGAGTATATTACGGCTCCGGGGCTGGGCCAGCAGGCGGGATTATGCGGCGCTCTGGCCTTGGGACTATCGGCGGCAAGGGGCAATGAAGGCCGGTTAGAATAG
- a CDS encoding ABC transporter permease subunit has translation MEYVKKHYFLYLMLSPALILTLIFKYGPMYGAVIAFKDFSPLKGIMGSEWVGLYNFEKFLSSPNFGVIFMNTLKLSLSGLILTFPVPILLALMLNQVRRAGVKKNVQLFLYAPNFISVVVVVGMLFIFLSPTGPVNQLFSWIAGEPVMFMSRPEYFRWIYILSDIWTGAGWASIIYVAALANVDPELHNAANLDGANLLQRIRHIDLPAIRPIMAIVFILAAGGIMSIGFEKAYLMQTATNLPASEIIPTYVYKIGLQSGDYAYSAAVGLFNSIINVILLVTVNFTVKKLNEGEGLY, from the coding sequence ATGGAATATGTAAAGAAGCATTACTTTTTGTATCTCATGCTGTCGCCTGCGCTGATCCTGACCCTGATTTTCAAATACGGTCCGATGTATGGTGCAGTTATTGCCTTTAAGGATTTCAGTCCGCTCAAGGGGATCATGGGAAGTGAATGGGTCGGACTGTACAATTTTGAGAAATTCCTGTCATCCCCAAACTTCGGAGTTATTTTTATGAATACGCTTAAATTGAGCTTGTCCGGTCTGATTCTGACGTTCCCAGTGCCCATCCTGCTAGCGCTGATGCTGAATCAGGTCCGCCGGGCCGGAGTGAAGAAGAATGTCCAGCTGTTCCTGTATGCGCCTAACTTTATATCTGTCGTTGTGGTGGTGGGCATGCTGTTTATCTTCCTGTCACCGACAGGACCTGTGAATCAACTGTTCAGCTGGATTGCCGGTGAGCCGGTAATGTTCATGTCGCGTCCGGAGTACTTCCGCTGGATCTATATTCTGTCCGACATCTGGACGGGGGCGGGCTGGGCTTCCATCATCTATGTGGCGGCGCTGGCGAATGTGGACCCTGAGTTACATAATGCGGCGAATCTGGATGGGGCAAATCTGCTGCAGAGAATCCGTCATATTGATCTTCCGGCCATCCGCCCGATTATGGCGATTGTGTTCATTCTTGCGGCAGGCGGAATCATGTCGATCGGCTTCGAGAAGGCTTATCTCATGCAGACGGCCACGAACCTTCCGGCCTCGGAGATCATCCCGACCTATGTATACAAAATCGGCCTGCAGTCCGGTGACTATGCCTACTCAGCTGCGGTAGGGCTGTTCAATTCGATCATCAATGTCATCCTGCTGGTTACGGTGAACTTCACCGTGAAGAAGCTGAATGAGGGCGAAGGCCTTTACTAA
- a CDS encoding ABC transporter substrate-binding protein: MFLAACGGGGGGGKAASEQQDPDGKVTLNFITQSSALAPADPNDKLINKRLEEKTNVHINWKNFTNDVFVEKRNLAVASGDLPDAIFNADYSDYELLKLAKDGAIIPLNELIEQNMPNFSKVLEEAPEYKSMITAPDGNIYAFPWIEELGNGKERIQAVDSMPWINVEWLKKLGLDMPATTEELKQVLIAFKTGDPNGNGQADEIPLSFINKPGAEDLAFLFGSFGLGENPDHAVVSNDGKVIFTAAQEDYKNAVKFINELYKEKLIDIEAYTQDWSTYLAKGKDQKYGLYFSWDKANISGANDAYEVMPPLAGPDGEINVTRTNALGLGRGKMVITSANKNLETTAKWVDQLYDPLQSVQDNWGTYGDETQQNIFEFDEAAAMLKHLPLEGAAPVELREKTSIGGPLAILDSYYGKYTTMPDDAKGRMDIVKNIMAPKMKAENVMPSVFHSIDELDRLTTIETDLFAYVLRMRTEWYQNGKIDAQWADYLKELDRLGLQEWLTIKQSGYDRATGK; this comes from the coding sequence ATGTTCCTTGCAGCCTGCGGCGGCGGGGGAGGAGGAGGAAAAGCTGCCAGTGAGCAACAGGACCCGGACGGCAAAGTTACCCTGAACTTCATTACGCAAAGCTCCGCGCTGGCTCCGGCCGACCCGAATGACAAGCTGATCAATAAACGGCTCGAAGAGAAAACGAATGTGCATATCAACTGGAAGAACTTCACGAATGATGTGTTTGTGGAGAAAAGAAATCTGGCTGTCGCCAGCGGCGACCTTCCGGATGCGATTTTCAATGCGGACTATAGCGATTATGAGCTGCTGAAGCTGGCCAAAGACGGCGCCATCATTCCGCTGAATGAGCTGATCGAGCAGAATATGCCTAACTTCAGCAAGGTACTGGAGGAAGCTCCCGAGTATAAAAGCATGATTACAGCACCAGACGGCAACATTTACGCATTCCCCTGGATTGAGGAGCTTGGCAACGGCAAGGAAAGAATCCAGGCGGTGGACAGCATGCCTTGGATTAATGTGGAATGGCTGAAGAAGCTGGGCCTTGATATGCCGGCCACCACGGAAGAATTGAAGCAGGTGCTGATTGCCTTCAAGACTGGGGATCCGAACGGCAACGGCCAGGCGGACGAAATTCCGTTGTCCTTCATTAACAAGCCGGGAGCGGAGGATTTGGCCTTCCTGTTCGGTTCGTTCGGACTCGGTGAGAATCCTGACCATGCGGTGGTCAGCAATGACGGCAAAGTAATCTTTACGGCTGCGCAGGAGGACTACAAGAATGCGGTGAAATTCATCAATGAGCTGTACAAAGAGAAGCTGATTGATATTGAAGCCTACACCCAGGACTGGAGCACTTATCTGGCCAAAGGGAAGGATCAGAAATACGGCCTTTATTTCTCCTGGGATAAAGCGAATATCTCCGGCGCTAACGATGCCTATGAAGTAATGCCGCCGCTGGCGGGACCGGATGGTGAAATCAATGTCACCCGGACGAACGCCCTGGGTCTTGGCCGCGGCAAGATGGTCATTACGAGCGCGAATAAGAACCTGGAAACTACAGCGAAATGGGTGGATCAGCTGTATGATCCGCTCCAGTCCGTACAGGACAACTGGGGTACCTATGGTGATGAGACGCAGCAGAACATCTTTGAGTTCGATGAGGCAGCGGCCATGCTGAAGCATCTGCCGCTTGAAGGTGCCGCACCGGTTGAGCTGCGCGAGAAGACGAGCATCGGCGGTCCGCTGGCGATCCTCGATTCCTATTATGGTAAGTACACCACCATGCCGGATGATGCCAAGGGCAGAATGGATATCGTCAAGAACATTATGGCGCCGAAAATGAAGGCAGAGAACGTGATGCCGAGCGTATTCCACTCCATCGACGAGCTGGACCGGCTGACGACGATTGAAACCGACTTGTTCGCCTATGTGCTCAGAATGCGGACCGAATGGTACCAGAACGGCAAAATAGATGCGCAGTGGGCCGATTATCTTAAGGAGCTGGACCGCCTGGGCCTGCAGGAATGGCTGACGATCAAGCAGAGCGGCTACGACAGGGCAACGGGGAAGTAA
- a CDS encoding carbohydrate ABC transporter permease: protein MFVKHSRMDRFMLALNAAFLTLAVLVVILPLIYVVIASFMDPSVLLSRGISFRLSDWSAEGYRMILTNPAMLRGFANAVLYASAFAVLTVMVSVCAGYALSDERLKGKGLFMTVFLFTMFFGGGLVPTYLLVKNLGLLDTVWAVIIPGAVNVWNIILSRTFFKGVPKELKEASNVDGASEMRIFFSIVLPLSKPIIFVLALYAFVGQWNSYFDAMIYLDNPNLHPLQLVLRSILIQNQVDPGMISDQLAAAEMKRLSEIIKYAAIVVSSVPLIVMYPFFQKYFEKGVMVGSIK, encoded by the coding sequence ATGTTCGTCAAACATTCCCGGATGGACCGTTTTATGCTTGCGCTGAACGCTGCTTTTCTGACCCTGGCCGTGCTGGTTGTGATTCTTCCGCTCATCTATGTGGTGATTGCTTCCTTCATGGATCCGTCCGTGCTGCTCAGCCGGGGGATTTCCTTCCGCCTGTCCGACTGGTCCGCTGAAGGCTACAGGATGATTCTTACCAATCCGGCGATGCTCCGGGGATTTGCCAACGCGGTTTTGTATGCCTCGGCTTTTGCTGTTCTTACCGTTATGGTTTCAGTCTGCGCCGGATATGCCCTGTCGGATGAGCGGCTCAAGGGGAAAGGCCTGTTTATGACCGTCTTCCTCTTCACAATGTTCTTCGGCGGCGGCCTGGTCCCGACCTACCTGCTGGTCAAAAACCTGGGGCTGCTGGATACCGTCTGGGCGGTAATTATTCCCGGGGCAGTGAACGTCTGGAATATTATTTTGTCCCGGACCTTCTTCAAGGGGGTACCGAAGGAGCTGAAGGAGGCGTCCAATGTCGACGGCGCTTCGGAGATGAGGATTTTCTTCAGCATCGTACTGCCGCTCTCCAAGCCGATTATTTTCGTGCTGGCGCTGTACGCTTTTGTCGGCCAGTGGAATTCCTATTTCGACGCGATGATCTATCTTGATAATCCTAATCTCCATCCGCTGCAGCTCGTGCTGCGCTCCATCCTGATTCAGAATCAGGTAGACCCGGGCATGATCAGTGATCAGCTGGCGGCGGCGGAAATGAAGCGCTTGTCGGAAATTATCAAGTATGCGGCAATCGTGGTCTCAAGCGTCCCGCTGATTGTTATGTATCCGTTTTTCCAGAAGTATTTTGAGAAAGGTGTCATGGTCGGCTCCATTAAATAG